One Pseudomonadota bacterium genomic region harbors:
- the murB gene encoding UDP-N-acetylmuramate dehydrogenase — protein MQKPEKWGIKGAVLQNVLMKRYTSMRVGGPVSYLIYPLNEGDLLNTIRVLQNEHIKYRFVGNATNIIVNDRGLGEAVVRITRMRSSQHKKVKDGALVDVSGGVSLKGFIKDNAQKGLAGLERLYWIPGTVGGGIKMNAGSFGASISDVLEKVRIVDNNGKITPLAKKDISFDYRTSPVKPSECIVSATFYLKNRDKKEIAADMEYVYTERRKRHPMEYPSSGSIFKSVNGESAWQFVEKAGLRGFRIGDACVSEKHTNFIVNAGHATAQDIKMLIDTIKKEVFEKIGVLLSEEVELWGFDE, from the coding sequence GTGCAGAAACCGGAAAAATGGGGAATAAAAGGGGCGGTATTACAGAACGTCCTTATGAAACGATACACCTCCATGAGGGTGGGCGGCCCTGTCAGCTATCTGATTTATCCATTAAACGAAGGGGATTTATTAAATACGATAAGGGTTTTACAAAATGAGCATATCAAATACCGGTTTGTTGGTAACGCTACGAACATTATTGTCAACGATAGAGGTCTTGGAGAAGCGGTGGTAAGGATAACGAGAATGCGGTCCTCTCAGCATAAAAAGGTAAAGGATGGCGCCCTTGTTGATGTTTCAGGAGGGGTTTCCCTGAAGGGGTTTATTAAAGATAATGCCCAAAAAGGGCTTGCGGGGCTTGAAAGACTTTACTGGATACCGGGTACCGTAGGCGGTGGGATTAAAATGAATGCAGGAAGTTTTGGTGCCTCTATTTCAGATGTTTTAGAGAAGGTACGCATTGTGGATAATAATGGAAAAATAACCCCTCTCGCAAAAAAGGATATATCGTTTGACTACAGGACATCACCGGTAAAACCCTCTGAATGCATAGTGAGCGCTACCTTTTACTTGAAAAACAGGGATAAAAAGGAAATCGCCGCTGATATGGAGTATGTCTATACAGAAAGAAGGAAACGACACCCCATGGAGTATCCTTCGTCGGGTTCCATCTTTAAAAGCGTCAACGGGGAGTCTGCATGGCAGTTTGTTGAAAAGGCGGGGTTAAGGGGTTTCAGGATAGGCGATGCCTGTGTGTCGGAGAAACATACTAATTTCATTGTAAACGCAGGTCATGCAACAGCACAGGATATAAAGATGCTCATTGATACAATAAAAAAAGAGGTGTTTGAAAAAATTGGTGTTTTGCTGAGCGAAGAGGTTGAACTCTGGGGGTTTGATGAATAG
- the murC gene encoding UDP-N-acetylmuramate--L-alanine ligase — protein MVFHKIERIHFVGIGGIGMSGIAEVLLNLGFTVTGSDLRKTDTTDRLEKLGAKILFGHKKENVQDVDVVVISSAVKQDNPEIQRAKEFFIPVIQRAEMLAELMRMKFSIAVAGSHGKTTTTSIVSTILGHAGMDPTCVIGGKLNSLGSNAKLGDSRYLVAEADESDGTFLLLYPTIAVVTNIDMEHLDFYKDMNEIKSAFLAFLNKVPFYGLDIICIDNPNLQALIPYLKRRYMTYGFSKQADLRAKNVVYEGFETRFKVLYKEEDLGEVVASLQGSHNVANALAACGVGIELDIPFQTIREAMKTFSGIQRRLEIKWSGDITLIDDYGHHPTEIRATLSAIRNMGKGRVIVAFQPHRYTRTKALMDEFITSFNEADILIVTEIYPASEEKIEGITGMFLSERIRTSGHKHVIFAPTKEDARDRILEIARSGDVVVALGAGDINKICEKLKEEWKTKAGE, from the coding sequence GAGTGGTATCGCTGAGGTCCTTTTGAACCTTGGTTTCACTGTTACAGGGTCGGACCTGAGGAAGACAGACACAACAGACAGGCTCGAAAAACTCGGGGCAAAAATACTTTTCGGACACAAAAAAGAAAATGTTCAGGATGTGGATGTGGTGGTCATATCATCGGCGGTAAAGCAGGATAACCCTGAAATCCAAAGGGCTAAGGAATTTTTTATTCCTGTTATCCAAAGGGCTGAAATGCTTGCCGAACTGATGAGGATGAAATTCAGCATCGCTGTGGCAGGCTCCCACGGTAAGACAACGACAACATCCATCGTCTCCACGATTCTCGGCCATGCAGGGATGGATCCCACGTGTGTGATAGGCGGGAAATTAAACAGTCTCGGCAGTAATGCAAAGTTGGGTGACAGCCGGTATCTCGTTGCAGAGGCTGATGAAAGCGACGGTACATTCCTCCTCCTCTACCCCACTATCGCGGTGGTAACCAATATAGACATGGAGCACCTTGATTTCTACAAAGATATGAATGAAATAAAGTCTGCTTTCCTCGCGTTTCTCAATAAGGTACCATTTTACGGGCTCGATATTATCTGCATCGATAACCCGAACCTTCAGGCCCTTATCCCTTATTTAAAGAGAAGGTACATGACATATGGTTTCTCGAAACAGGCCGACTTGAGGGCAAAAAACGTTGTATATGAAGGGTTTGAAACGAGATTTAAAGTCCTCTATAAAGAGGAAGATCTTGGTGAAGTGGTGGCATCCCTCCAGGGATCACATAACGTAGCCAATGCCCTTGCTGCCTGTGGGGTTGGTATAGAACTTGACATACCATTCCAGACGATTCGGGAAGCCATGAAGACCTTCTCGGGCATACAGAGACGGCTCGAAATAAAATGGAGCGGCGATATAACCCTCATTGACGACTACGGTCATCATCCTACCGAGATAAGGGCTACGCTTTCGGCAATACGAAACATGGGGAAGGGAAGGGTTATTGTGGCCTTTCAGCCGCACAGGTATACAAGAACAAAGGCCCTCATGGATGAATTCATTACTTCATTCAATGAGGCTGATATCCTTATCGTCACAGAAATTTATCCTGCCTCTGAAGAAAAGATCGAAGGCATAACCGGCATGTTCCTTTCGGAGAGGATCAGGACGAGCGGTCATAAACATGTGATCTTTGCTCCAACGAAGGAGGATGCGAGGGATCGAATTTTAGAAATTGCCCGCAGTGGGGATGTGGTTGTTGCCCTCGGCGCAGGTGATATTAATAAGATATGTGAAAAACTCAAAGAAGAATGGAAAACAAAAGCAGGAGAATAA
- a CDS encoding FtsQ-type POTRA domain-containing protein — MKKILSMCFIIPVCILSMLTLVYILSKDEPFFFIKNIKINGNEQLKDGDIMGRITPYLKESLFSVDASKMREAIISHPFVREVRIKRIYPFSIIIDVKEKKPSALWVNTGGEVNVLDENGEPYKQLARSDIRGMFIINAKEKTDVKSLYKEVNAWFTEGVIKKDAVSEVAYNDGNITIFGMGDGVEIILGKEDQKERLKRAVAVLEDAKKRGLLIKCIDARFERGAIIQERKG, encoded by the coding sequence ATGAAAAAGATTCTTTCCATGTGTTTTATCATACCTGTGTGCATACTGTCCATGCTCACGCTGGTGTACATATTATCTAAAGATGAGCCTTTTTTCTTCATAAAAAACATAAAAATCAACGGAAATGAGCAGTTAAAAGACGGGGATATTATGGGCAGGATAACCCCCTATTTAAAAGAGAGTCTCTTTAGCGTTGACGCTTCGAAGATGCGGGAAGCCATTATTTCACACCCCTTTGTCCGGGAGGTAAGGATAAAGAGGATTTACCCCTTTTCCATTATTATCGATGTGAAAGAAAAGAAGCCCTCCGCCCTGTGGGTAAATACCGGCGGAGAAGTAAATGTTCTTGATGAAAATGGAGAGCCTTACAAGCAACTCGCAAGAAGCGACATCAGAGGAATGTTCATTATCAATGCAAAAGAGAAGACGGACGTTAAGAGCCTTTACAAGGAAGTCAATGCCTGGTTTACTGAAGGGGTAATAAAAAAAGACGCTGTATCCGAAGTGGCGTATAACGATGGAAACATCACCATTTTCGGTATGGGCGATGGGGTAGAGATCATACTCGGTAAGGAAGACCAGAAGGAACGTTTGAAAAGGGCGGTTGCCGTTCTCGAAGATGCAAAAAAGAGGGGTCTTCTCATTAAGTGTATCGATGCGAGATTCGAAAGAGGCGCAATCATCCAGGAAAGGAAGGGGTAA
- a CDS encoding D-alanine--D-alanine ligase, with protein sequence MTKSGKNIRDKKIGVLMGGKSSEREISLKSGSAVLQSLLRSGYKAVGIDVNIDLVDRLQKERVEVAFIALHGKWGEDGTVQGLLEMVGIPYTGSGVLGSSISLDKVLMKLILSGLRLPTPAYVICNSAKTPKFPVPFVVKPANEGSTIGISVVRKRGEAAKAIEQALKYDKKVLIERYIEGYEITVGIVNREILPVIQVKPLKGFYDFESKYTKGMTEYIVPARIAKPVEKSAQVFASEVYKAFELSGCARVDMIVDNGVPQVIDINTSPGMTETSLVPKAWACLGKTFDELVEEIVKGASLKT encoded by the coding sequence ATGACCAAAAGCGGCAAAAACATACGGGATAAAAAGATCGGCGTGCTGATGGGCGGGAAATCCTCTGAAAGGGAAATCTCCCTGAAAAGTGGCAGCGCTGTACTCCAGAGCTTGCTGAGAAGCGGGTATAAAGCGGTGGGGATAGACGTAAACATTGATCTTGTGGACAGGTTGCAGAAAGAAAGGGTTGAAGTGGCATTTATTGCCCTTCACGGAAAATGGGGTGAAGACGGTACTGTCCAGGGGCTTCTCGAAATGGTTGGCATCCCCTATACAGGCTCAGGCGTCCTCGGCTCATCGATCTCGCTTGACAAGGTGCTGATGAAACTTATTCTTAGTGGTTTAAGGCTCCCCACTCCGGCATATGTTATCTGTAACAGTGCGAAGACCCCGAAGTTCCCTGTTCCTTTTGTTGTGAAACCTGCGAACGAAGGCTCCACCATCGGTATATCCGTTGTGCGCAAGAGGGGAGAGGCAGCGAAGGCCATCGAACAGGCATTGAAATATGATAAAAAGGTTTTGATCGAGAGATATATCGAAGGTTATGAGATAACGGTAGGGATAGTGAACAGAGAGATCCTCCCTGTCATCCAGGTAAAACCATTAAAAGGGTTTTATGATTTTGAGTCAAAATATACAAAGGGCATGACAGAATATATTGTTCCTGCCCGGATAGCGAAACCTGTGGAGAAAAGCGCGCAAGTTTTTGCATCCGAAGTATACAAGGCCTTTGAGCTTTCCGGTTGTGCAAGGGTCGACATGATTGTGGATAATGGTGTGCCTCAGGTGATAGATATTAATACATCACCGGGCATGACCGAAACGTCATTGGTGCCCAAGGCATGGGCTTGCCTGGGGAAAACATTCGACGAACTTGTGGAAGAGATAGTAAAAGGAGCCTCCTTAAAGACATGA